GCTTTATTCATCTTCTCGCGCAGATCGATTTCTCTCCATACCCTTTTGCTATAAGCAATATCAGTCTGTCTGACATTCGCATAGGGGATTACTTTTCTTTCTGCGATATCGGATTTCACGGCATATCCATCAACAGGAGGCTCTTCTACCTGAATAGGTTTTGTACTATTCGAGAGGTTCTCCTGTTGTGCAAACACAAATGGTGTGTAAGCAGAAGCCAACAGCAATAAAACACCTAACTTTTTCATCCGTATATTTTTTATTTTTAAACGGCTAAAACACTATCAGATTTGAGATTCCTTGTGGATTTTAAAAAATCTTAATAGTGTCCTATCCCTGTATTTAATTTGTAACCTGGAATGAAATAGGATCCAGATTTTGTGCTACTCCGTCAGGACCAACACCCACAATATTGTAAATCGCAACTAACGTACCAGGAGTAATTGCTCCTAATCCTGTTTTCATCTGTGCCGAGAAGCTCGAACCAGAAGATTGGTAAGGACCAATAGGATCAACTCTTGGTTTCAGGATATACATATTAAATTTAGTAATGCTGAATTTAGCATCAAACTCAAAATTATCTAATGCTGCTGAAACTACATTCTGACCTCTAAGTTGTGCTGCCGAAATAGCACCACCGGTTTTTCCTGCAACTCTTGCCGCAGGTTTCGGTATACGTTTTACACGAAACTCTGTTGTTCCCAGTTGCTGTACCTTACCGTCAATCTTAGCAGAAACACTTACTGTTGCCTTTCCAGGAGTAGTCACTTTAGCAGCATATTTACCGCCTGATCCGGAGATTGTCACTCCGTTTCCTGCCACCTGAATACTACTCATCGGAATACCGGGAGCAGATACCGAAATTGGATTTGAAACTCCAATATACAATACGTTCATAGCATCCGGAGATACTACTGCAGATGGTTTTGCTACCTGATAAGTCATAGGCTCTGTCAGATATTCTTTCATTGTTCCGTCTGTCTGTTTCACAAGAATTTTACCTTGCCATTTAAACTCTCCTACGGAAGAGGTGTTGACCGAATAAAGTCCCTGACCATCCTTCACATTCAGCGCACCACCGTTTACTGAAATACTAGGATTGGATTTGGAATCATAAGCAGTCAGAAATACTTTAGCAGTATAAGGCTGTCCCTGGATTAAATATGAAGTAGGGGCAACTGCTACAGCAGAGAATCTATCCAGATTCACAACAGCCTGATCCATTTTACCGAAAATATGTTTTACAACGGCTGATTCTGTATTCTTAGCATCTGCTTTGATTTTTTCTAATGCGGTGATCGCTGCAGTCAATGGAATACCATCACCGAAGTTAGAATCTTCCCAACTCTTTTTAATACCCGCACGTGGTGCCGGATCCTGAGCAAACAAACTGAAACTGACTTCTTTATTGGTCAGTTTTTCTAATTCATCTTTTGTTGAATTAATCATATCCCGCAATTGCTTTCCACGTTTTTCAGTGATCATCAGGCGGTAAGCGATATCTGTATTGTTTCTTTTGATCAGATCTCCTGTTTCACTATCCTCTCCGCCACCTTCCTGTGCCAAAAGTGTTTTCAACTCATCAACATAAGCTGTCAATTTTGCTGTCAACTGCTGTGCCTTCTCTGCCTTTTCAAGAATAGGTTTGGCACGCTCCGGGTTTTCTTTCATTTTTGTCTCCCGAAAAGACAAAAACATATTATCAATCCCTGCTTGCGTATTCTGGGTTGATGTACTTAAGCTGTTTGCTAAATTTTTGAACGCATCTAAAATGGAATCACTAACATTCAGGGCTACTAATCCTAGTAGGACCAAATATAGGATCCCAATCATCTTCTGTCTGGGTGTTTCTCTACGACCTGCCATAATGTAATTTTTTAATTAATAAACTTCGATTATTAAAAGATTACTTATGATTTGTTTGGATTCATAGCAGAAAGCATATTTCCATAGATCGCATTTAGAGAAGCTAAGTTTTTATTGAACGTACTCACCTGCTCTTTAAATTGTTGCATATCAGTAGAGGATTCATTAAATGTTTTCAAATCCGCAGCTGCACGGTCAAATGCAGAACTCAGGTTTGCTGCACCTGCCGATGCCGCATTTAATTTATCTGCAAACAGATTTGTTGCAGTAGCGGTATCTGCGACTTTAGATATAGAAGCGACTTTGTCACTGAATGTACGTAGTCCGTCTCCTAAATTACCAATGAGGTTTTCATCTATTTTAGCATCCTGCAATAATTTGTCTAATGCTGCTGTATTACCTGTTGCTGCAGGAACTGCTGCAACTGCAGGGCGTGCACCAGCTTTTGGCAACTCACCGTTATAATCTTCGTCCAACTCAGGATATACCCTTGTCCAGTCTACTTCTGATTCGCTCGCTAAAAAACCCATTATGAAGAACAAAAGAGCTTCAACAGCCAATCCAATACCTATCATCCACTCACCACCTTTAAAATGGAGAATTTTAAACATTAATCCAATGATTACGACAGTAGCACCCCAGTTGATCAAGGTGTTGATACCAAATTTAAACTTACGTTTTGTTGCCATTTTCTTAAAAATAATTTATGTCTTTCTTAAAATTAGTAGTTCGCTGTTATTTGGTCACGCCTGTATATCGTGTCACAGATCTGAATCCGATATATGATTTTGCAGTGTCCTGATATTCATACTGACGTGTAGAGTTTTGCAGGAAATAACCAATATCTTTCCATGATCCTCCACGTACAACTTTACGTTTCATAGCATTTTGATCGCTCGCCTTAGCGCTGTGAGCGTAAGTGGGATTCATATCATGAACGAAAGAATAGGCCGATTCGTCATAGCTCGATTGTGTCCATTCTGCAACATTTCCAGCCATATTATATAAGCCGAAATCATTTGGCCAGTAGGAATATACCGGAGCAGTATACGCTGCGCCATCATCGATATAATTACCTCTTCCTGGTTTGAAATTCGCCATCAGACAACCTCTTGCATTTCTGGCTGAAGGTCCTCCCCATGGGTATTGCATACCGTTCTTTCCGGCTCTTGCAGCATATTCCCATTCCGCTTCGGAAGGAAGCTGATAAGGCATGCGTTCTACTTCTCTGTTTTTAGCTGCTGCATTATTAAACAGACGGGTTCTCCAGGTATTGAAGGCCTGCGCCTGTTTCCATGTAACACCAACGACAGGATATTCATCAAATGAAGGATGGGAAAAATATCCTTCTACCATAGGCTCGTTCTGTGCATAGCTAAAATCACTTACCCAAACCGTTGTATCCGGATATACCAGGATTGTATCTCGCATTATAAATTCTGATCTGCTGCGGGAAGGATCATTTTTCGCTGCAATTGCTCTGCGGAGATCGTACCACTCGTAATGGTACTTAAGCAATCTTACGTCGATTTCATTTTTCCCGAAGATACGATCCTCTCCCTGATAGTACATGCTGTTGACACGTTCACGTTGGGTCTGATCTTTTGTTTTCCATGGAGATTTGCTCTGTACTTTATTCCAGTCAATGTGGCGTTCTCCGGAAGTAGGAGCTGTTCCTTGATTCTGAATAAAATAAGAATCATCACCAAGAAAATTGGTGATAAGGATAGAGTCACGTACCCAGTTCACAAATTGGCGGTACTCGCTGTTAGAGATCTCCGTATCATCCATATAGAAAGGCGCAATAGTCACCTGTCTGTTTTGAGATACTTGTGAAAAGGTAATATCTTCATCGGACTGTCCCATAATAAAAGTACCTCCGGGAATAAGAACCATTCCATAAGGTGTTTTATTGGCTTTCAGTTTATCTAATCTCACCCCCAGTAACTCTCCGTTATTACCCGGGCCTTTGCAGCTACTGATAAGCAGCGAGCCCATAACAGCAAGAGTAAGAACTTTAAATAAATTATAATTCATTGTTAATTATGCAATTGAACAAATAAGCAGATCAAAATTCAGGACCCTCTTTAACAACATTTTATCGACGGTCAATGTGTAAAAATACAACGTTTAATCAATATTCAGCGTTTTCCTCTTTAATTTTTTTTTTATTGTCAGTATACCCCTACATAATTAACATAGAATTTGACTTTCTGTTCTTCTCAGAAAACAAAAAAGGCGTCATTATAGACGCTCTTTCCTATTAAGATTTTTTTTATTCTATTTATTTACCAACTTTATGTATTGTTCTACAGCCATTGTCATACTCGGAGCCGCAGGAGTAGGTGCCGGAATATCCAGAATCAATCCGTGATCCAATAACGCTTGTTGGGTCGTTGTTCCAAAAGCAGCAATACGGGTGTTGTTTTGCTTGAAATCAGGGAAGTTTTCATAAAGTGACTGCACACTGGAAGGACTAAAGAAAACAATGATATCGTAAAATACATCTTTCAGATCCGAAAGATCACTGATGACAGTTCGGAACAAAACTGCCGGTGTAAAATTGTATCCGTTAACCTGCAGCCAGTTTTGTGTCTCTTCATTGGCTACATCCGAACATGGGAACAGGAATTTCTCTTTACTGTGCTTCTTCAAAACATCTTCCAGATCTTTTGCGGTCTGCTTTCCGAAGAAAATCTTACGCTTGCGATATTGAATGTATTTTTGAAGGTAAAGTGCAATTGCTTCTGTAATACAGAAATACTTCATTTCTGCCGAAACCTCAAATCTCATCTCTTCGCAAACACGGAAAAAATGATCGACAGCGTTTTTACTGGT
The Sphingobacterium spiritivorum genome window above contains:
- the gldM gene encoding gliding motility protein GldM, which produces MAGRRETPRQKMIGILYLVLLGLVALNVSDSILDAFKNLANSLSTSTQNTQAGIDNMFLSFRETKMKENPERAKPILEKAEKAQQLTAKLTAYVDELKTLLAQEGGGEDSETGDLIKRNNTDIAYRLMITEKRGKQLRDMINSTKDELEKLTNKEVSFSLFAQDPAPRAGIKKSWEDSNFGDGIPLTAAITALEKIKADAKNTESAVVKHIFGKMDQAVVNLDRFSAVAVAPTSYLIQGQPYTAKVFLTAYDSKSNPSISVNGGALNVKDGQGLYSVNTSSVGEFKWQGKILVKQTDGTMKEYLTEPMTYQVAKPSAVVSPDAMNVLYIGVSNPISVSAPGIPMSSIQVAGNGVTISGSGGKYAAKVTTPGKATVSVSAKIDGKVQQLGTTEFRVKRIPKPAARVAGKTGGAISAAQLRGQNVVSAALDNFEFDAKFSITKFNMYILKPRVDPIGPYQSSGSSFSAQMKTGLGAITPGTLVAIYNIVGVGPDGVAQNLDPISFQVTN
- the gldL gene encoding gliding motility protein GldL, coding for MATKRKFKFGINTLINWGATVVIIGLMFKILHFKGGEWMIGIGLAVEALLFFIMGFLASESEVDWTRVYPELDEDYNGELPKAGARPAVAAVPAATGNTAALDKLLQDAKIDENLIGNLGDGLRTFSDKVASISKVADTATATNLFADKLNAASAGAANLSSAFDRAAADLKTFNESSTDMQQFKEQVSTFNKNLASLNAIYGNMLSAMNPNKS
- a CDS encoding SUMF1/EgtB/PvdO family nonheme iron enzyme — its product is MNYNLFKVLTLAVMGSLLISSCKGPGNNGELLGVRLDKLKANKTPYGMVLIPGGTFIMGQSDEDITFSQVSQNRQVTIAPFYMDDTEISNSEYRQFVNWVRDSILITNFLGDDSYFIQNQGTAPTSGERHIDWNKVQSKSPWKTKDQTQRERVNSMYYQGEDRIFGKNEIDVRLLKYHYEWYDLRRAIAAKNDPSRSRSEFIMRDTILVYPDTTVWVSDFSYAQNEPMVEGYFSHPSFDEYPVVGVTWKQAQAFNTWRTRLFNNAAAKNREVERMPYQLPSEAEWEYAARAGKNGMQYPWGGPSARNARGCLMANFKPGRGNYIDDGAAYTAPVYSYWPNDFGLYNMAGNVAEWTQSSYDESAYSFVHDMNPTYAHSAKASDQNAMKRKVVRGGSWKDIGYFLQNSTRQYEYQDTAKSYIGFRSVTRYTGVTK
- a CDS encoding uroporphyrinogen-III synthase; amino-acid sequence: MNNMQTSDVERAKKVKSILVTIPKPDNDKSPYFNLAEKYNLKLDFRGFIHVEGVPAKDVRKDKVNLSEHTAVIFTSKNAVDHFFRVCEEMRFEVSAEMKYFCITEAIALYLQKYIQYRKRKIFFGKQTAKDLEDVLKKHSKEKFLFPCSDVANEETQNWLQVNGYNFTPAVLFRTVISDLSDLKDVFYDIIVFFSPSSVQSLYENFPDFKQNNTRIAAFGTTTQQALLDHGLILDIPAPTPAAPSMTMAVEQYIKLVNK